AAGAAGCCACTTATCAGGAGATATCGGTTATGGTGAAGAAACTTGATATTACTACACTTATCAGTCAGCATGGTGATATCCTAACCAGTCTATTCGATCATATGTCGGACATGTTCTTTCTCATGGCTGTCGAAGAAGATGCGGACGGGGAGTATCAGTTTCGCTATGTCTTGATGAATCCATCCGCTATGCACGTTGCCCAATTGAGCGAGGAAGCATACGGAAAAAAGTTTGAGGACGTTTATCCTCATGAAAAAGCTAACTTATTACAGTACATGTACACACAAGTAGTAAAAAGTGGGAGTCCGATCCACTTTACTGCGAATGGTGACATCATTGGCGAATCCATTCTCTCGCCTGTCTACGATAGCAATGGTGTATGCACGCATGTATTTTCCATTACTCGAGATGTTACCGCGCGCACAAACCTGGAGTCACAGCTGGCCTATATGGCGTATCATGATGTGCTCACGGGATTGCCCAACAGGCGTCTCCTCTCCAAAAAGCTCCAGCATGCTCTACGTGCTGCCCAATCAAAAGAGGAGATGGTCGCTACCCTCTATTTGGATTGTGACCGCTTTAAAGAAATCAACGATACATGGGGTCATGACACAGGAGATCTGTTTTTGCAAATGCTGGCTAAGCGGCTCAAGTCATCTGTTCGAGATGGAGATATCGTCGCACGTCTGGGTGGAGACGAGTTTGTCATCGTTCTGACCGGCATTCACTCCGAACGTCAGGTTGAAAAAATTGCGAACCGTATTCTGCTTGCGACGCAAGAGCCGTGGATGATCGAGGACCGGGCCATACCGTTTTCGACAAGCATAGGCATTGCCCTCTACCCAGCATCTGCAAGCGAAGCCGAACAGCTGTTGAGCAATGCAGACAAAGCACTTTATCAGGCCAAAAATACAGGGCGTAATCGATTCCTTTTCTTTGACTCTACTTGATTATTGACGGTAAAACAAAAACACTGCCAAGACGGAGAACAGCAAGCTCACCACATACAGAATGATGACCGTCTGCTTCGTAGACAACCCCCGGGACATGAGCCGATGATGAACATGTCGACGATCCGCTTGGTACATGGGGGAGCCTGCCAAGAGCCGACTGATGATGACCTGTACAGTGTCTATGACGGGCAAGCCTACTGCCAATACAGTCACGACTAATGAAATGATTGTAGCCCCTTTCATCGTTCCTTCCAACGAGATCACGCCGAGAGCGAATCCCAAAAACATCGAACCCGCATCACCCATAAAAATTTTCGCTGGATAGAAATTAAAGCGTAGAAAAGCGAGTGCAGCACCTGCCAATGCAACTGCCAATAATGCCGTTAATTCTTGACCTTTGAGCATCGACAAAAAGAACAAGGTCACCGCTGAGATCACGGTAGCACCAGCAGCAAGCCCATCGACTCCATCCAAAAAATTCACCATATTGATCAAGCCGACGATCCACAGCACGGTCATCAACAGGGAAACAAGGATCGGAAATGAGATATACGTCCCTTCCTCTCCCCCCAGCCACATCAAATTGACTCCCCGAAAGCGAATATCCATGAGGAATGTCATCATCGCTACCAGTAACTGCACCATTAGCTTCGGCATTGCCGGAAAATCTTTTTTCTGCGACTTGTACGTATCATCTAACCATCCAATGGCCACCAGCACGGCCCCGCCAACTGCCAAAACTGCAACGGTTTTTTGCGCCCCTGCAAAAAAAGTTGACACCAATAAGAGACCGACAAACATCGCCAAACCACCAGATAATGGGATCGGCCTGCTATGTCCCTTTCTCCCCTTTGGCATATCCAGTAGCTTTGTTTTCCAAGCCAGCCAATTTGCTGCCGGCATCAACAAATACACAACAAAAAACGAGGAGAGTCCTGACACGATATAAGTAAACAGCTACCCTCACCTGCTTTGCCCATCATTTTGTCTTTAGTGTGGACAAAATAGGAACAAAAAAGCCGCCCCTGTAAAAGAGGCAGCTTTTTATTGTGTAGCTTACAGTTTTTCGGAAACCATTTTTGCTTGTGTGAAGAGCAGGAGGTAGTCTGGTCCACCCGCTTTGGAGTCTGTACCGGACATGTTGAAGCCTCCGAATGGATGTACACCCACCAAAGCGCCTGTGCACTTGCGGTTGAAGTACAGGTTACCTACGTGGAACTCTTCGCGAGCGCGCTCCAGGTTCTCACGGTTGCGGCTGATGACAGCGCCAGTCAAACCGTACTCGGTGTTGTTCGCGATTTCCATTGCATGGTCGAAATCGTTGGCTTTGCAGAACGCTACCACTGGGCCAAAGATCTCTTCTTGCATGATGCGAGCTTGTGGATCTACATCTGCAAATACAGTAGGCATGATGAAGTAGCCGGATTCTGGACCTTTTTCGCCACCTGCAACCAGTTTGCCTTCTGTTTTACCAATCTCGATGTACTCGAGGATTTTGTTGTATGCTTTTTCGTCAACCACAGGGCCTGTGTAGAAATCGTTGGTTCTGATGTCTCCCACAGTCAGTTGTTTGGTCAGCTCTACTACGCGACCCAGTACTTGGTCGTACACGTCTTGGTGAACGATAGCACGGGAGCAAGCGGAACATTTTTGACCGGAGAAACCGAATGCAGAAGCCACGATGGACTGTGCAGCCAACTCGATATCGCAGTCGTTATCAACAACGATGGAGTCTTTACCGCCCATTTCGGCAACCAGACGCTTCATCCATTTTTGACCTGGACGATGTTTCGCAGCCAGTTCGTTGATACGCAGACCTACGTCACGGGAACCTGTAAAGCTGATGAAACGAGTCAGGTTGTGCTCTACGAGGTAATCTCCGATTTGGCTACCGGAACCTGGTACGAAGTTTACAACACCTGCTGGTACGCCAGCGTCTTCGAGAATCTCCATGAATTTCGCAGCGATTACTGGAGTGGTAGAAGCAGGCTTCAATACGACAGTGTTACCCGCTACGAGAGCTGCTGTCGTCATACCAACCATGATCGCAAGAGGGAAGTTCCAAGGCGGGATAACGATACCTACACCGAGTGGAACGTAGTACAATTCGTTGTCTTCATCAGGGATACGAGGCAGATCATGGCGCTGGGACAGCTTATCCATTTGACGGCCATAGTATTCCATGAAGTCGATTGCTTCTGCTGTGTCAGCATCAGCTTCTGCCCAGCTTTTTCCTGCTTCTTTTACGAGCCAAGCAGAGAACTCATGCTTACGGCGACGCATGATTGCTGCTGCTTTATACAGATAGCGGGAACGTGCTTGTGCAGGCACCTTTTTCCATGTTTCGAAAGTGCTAGCAGCTGTTTGGATCGCTTTCTCAGCCAGTGCTTGGTCAGCCTGGGAAACAACGCCCACTACTTGTTCTTTATTAGAAGGGTTGAAGGAGTTGGATTTCTTTTCGGTTGTGATGCGTTCTCCGCCGATGATAAGCGGATACTCAAGGCCAAGCTCACTTTCTACCTTAGCGAGAGCTTCTTCAAATGCCTTTTTATTTTCTGGCAGACTAAAATTGGTAAACGCCTCGTTTTTGAATTCCACTTGCATCTGTGACGCCTCCTTATCGATATCTTCCATGTTCGGATCACTTATAAAACATATGCAAGGATCATACCAACAAAACAATTAAAGGCTCGACTCTATTAGTGTTTGCATTTTTGCAGAAAAATCACCGACAAGATTCAAGAAGTATCCCGAACACTTTTGTACATATACCGTTCAACATTTCACAAATTTGTTCAACCCTCTATCTTTTGTGTACAAAAAAGACACCCGACATCCTCACCTTTTCAGGCGATCATTCGGGTGTTGTATGCTTTTCCTTATTGTCTGTAAATATGCATATACGGCTCACCACTTGTCGGTCGAATGTAGAGCGACAAGGGTTTATTCATCGACTGTACGTACAGGTTCACGTGAACGTTTTTATCGAAGAGCTGATTAATGCTTCCTGCTGTAAATTGCGTAAACTGCAAAGCCTCTGTTCTGGAGTCATACTCTGCTGTGGCGGTAATCGTAATTTCCGTGAGCTTGCCGTCCATGAAACGTCCCAGGCCAGTCATCCCGATATATTCAGGGAAATAGCCCTTGGATTGGCGCATCAGCTTGTCATACTGCAACGACTGCTCTGGGTGTTTCTGCTCAACCTCTGGACTTGGGAACAGGAAAAATTCCTCTTCGATCGGCAGCCACTTGGATATCGTTGCTTCATTTGCCCCTACTGTTCCTGACATGATGAAGTGCCCCGGCACCAGAGAGGAATTCGCCTCCGGTACTTGATACATCAAAACCAGGATCGGAACTTCCGGACTAGTTGCACGTACAGACTGCACGATACGAGCTGCAACCTGCTGACCTTTTGCTTGCAGTTCTTGTGTCGTGTACACCTTGTCCTGACCGGTTGCATCCTTATAGTTCGGCGAGAGTGACAAGCCCAACACCATGCCAGCCAGGCTCTTATCCTTCTTACTCAGGTAATCATGCTCCAATACGTGCACGAGAATTCCATTTTTCTTTTTCCCGTTTGGCCCGGCCGTCTTTTCCTGTGCGATCCACTGGGTGACTTGCTCTTTTTTAATCACTTGACCTTCTTGAAAATAATAATCGGGCGTCGGGTATGTCTCCCGAGCAAACTCCATCAGGCCTAATTCAAGGTGACTGAAATCGATGCGATATCTCGTATCAGCAAGCATTCCTCGTGTCTGGTTTGGCTGGTACGGGGTAATGCTGCCGTAGTAATCCTCGGATACTTCCACTACCTCCGACAAGGACGGTGTAGTAGGCTCAGGAGCTTTGTCCTTGCCCCCAGGTATCAACGAACAGCCAGTCAATGCCATCACAAGAAGTACAGCTGTCAAGAACCTGCATCCTGTCAAAAACTTCACTTTCATAGATTACTCCTTTTCGTATCCAAAAGTGGGCGATGTACAAATCATTCGTTCCACTTGATCCATCGATTGTCTTCGAGCTTGTAGATCAATGCCGATTCGCCAATTCCCACCCATTTTGTCTCCTCGCCACCTGAAGCAATGACAATCAGCTTTTCTGGTGAACGAGCTTCAAGCAACCGCCATTCGCCCTTGATTTTCTCATAGATACCTTTTTCGGTTGCGACAGCGAGAGTGCCAGTTCGTCTGTTAATGGCGAGCGAATAGATCTGCTGTGCTCCGGGAATCGCCTCTGTCTTCCACTGCCCCTCTTCATTATAGAGCAAGCTGAATTGGGCCGCTACATAGAGACGGTCTTGTTCGGGATCAAAGTCCATAGTAAATACTTCCTGATCCATCGGCTGCCACAGACTCCATGATTGGGCCTCATCCGTCGATTGATAAATGCCCTCACCCGAGACAAAGGCAAACAGACGCACTTTGTCTCCTTGGCGATTCCCCACAAAGCTGCGTATATTCGCTGGCTCTGGCAACCCCTTGTTGACAGAAGTCCACTTTTTACCGCCATCTGTTGAATGGAGAACCCCATCAATCCCGCCGACAAATATTTGCTTCGGATCAACTGGGTCCACAAACCAGCCTTCGATCGCATACTGCTCTAAATCTGTCGAGAGAGACCCCCATGTTCCACCGCCAGCCGAGCTATACAACCCTGCATTCGTACCAACCCATATTTGACGAGCATCATCGGTCATCATCAGATTGTGAACGGTTGCTCCCAGTTCCAATACGTCCTGATAGGTCAAGTTCCCTTTTAGAGCAGCCTCTGTAACTGTTGGTGGTTTCGTATTGATTTGTTTACTACCAGTACTGCTGTCACTTCCACAGCCAACCAATTGCAGCATGGCTATTACACCAATTCCCCATTTCAGGAAGCTATTCATGCTCTTCACGTCCCTTCCCTTACTCATCCGTTGTCGCCACCGTTTTCCTAGGCGTTGCTCTCTAATACTTGCAGGAAGCCTGCTTCGTCCATAACAGCCACGCCTAGTTTCTCTGCCTTCTCCAGCTTGGAGCCGGCTTTTTCGCCTGCAATCACCAGGTCTGTCTTCTTGCTGACGCTGCCTGTTACCTTGCCACCCAAGCGCGCAATCGCCTCCTCTGCCTCCTGCCGCGACATTTGCGTCAAGGTACCGGTCAAAACGATTGTTTTACCTGAGAATGGGAGGTCTGTGCCACTCTCAATGCGGATTCCTTTGTACTCCATGTTCACTCCAGCCGCCCGCAGTCTCTCAATCACTGCCTGAGCCTGCGGCTGTGCGAAGTAGTTCACGAGACTCGCTGCCATTTTCGGTCCGATCTCATCGATTGTTGTAATCTCTTCTTCGGATGCCTGCATAATGGCATCGATATTGCCAAAATGCTCCGCGAGAACACGTGCCGCCTTGGCTCCGACCAATCGAATACCAAGACCAAACAAGACGCGCTCTAGTGAATTCTCCTTGCTCGCTTCAATAGCCGCGAGTAAATTATCTACCGACTTTTCACCCATGCGCTCCATACCCAGTAAAACATCGCGCTGCTGGTGCAAATAATACAGGTCAGCAACACTGTGGATAATACCGTCGCGATACAGCTGGGCCACGACCTTTTCTCCCAAGCCGTCAATATTCATGGCTGTTCGGGACACGAAATGAATCATGCCCTCACGGATTAGTGCCGGACACATTGGATTGATGCAGCGCAGAGCCACTTCTTCCTCCAAGCGCACCAGCTCACTCTCGCATTCAGGGCAATGCGTTGGCATGGCAAACGGTACTTCACTTCCAGTGCGACGCTCTGGCAAAACTGCGATAATCTCCGGGATAATGTCCCCCGCTTTTTTGACGACAACATGATCGCCGATAAGAAGGCCTTTTTCCCGAATAATATCTTCGTTGTGCAAAGAAGCACGCTTCACGGTCGTACCTGCCAGACTGACTGGCTTCAATAAGGCAGTCGGGGTGACATTTCCTGTACGCCCCACAGATACTTCAATAGCTTCGAGAATCGTAACCGCTTCTTCGGCAGGGAACTTGTATGCGATGGCCCAACGTGGACTTTTCGCAGTAAACCCAAGCTCCTCCTGCTGAGCGTAACTATCGACCTTGATCACCATGCCGTCGATTTCATAAGGCAAATGAGGACGCTTCTCTGTCCAGCCCGCAATAAAGACGAGCAGTTCATCGACGTCGTCAAATACACGTCGCTCCTGATTCACCATGAAGCCGAGCGTCTCCAGCAAATCAAGTCCTGCACTGTGCGATTCCACTGTCTCCCCTTGCAAATCGCCAATGCCGTAAACAAACGTATCCAGTTGACGGGATGCGGCAATTTTTGGATCGAGCTGTCGAAGTGACCCTGCTGCGGAATTGCGCGGGTTGGCAAATAACGCTTCTCCACGCTCCTCGCGCTCTTTGTTCAGCTTTTCAAATGCTCCCTTGGACATGTAAGCCTCACCGCGAACCTCGAGGGTTAACGGCTTCGTCAACCGCAAAGGAATGGAACGAATCGTTTTTAGGTTTTGTGTGATGTCTTCGCCTGTTGTTCCGTCTCCACGTGTAGCCCCGCGGACGAACAGCCCATTTTCATAATGAAGCGACACGGCCAGACCATCAATTTTCAGTTCAGCCACGTATCGGACAGCCTGACTGCCAACGGCCTGACGTACCCGGCGGTCAAAATCCCTGATGTCCTCCTCATTAAAGGCGTTGCCGAGACTGAGCATCGGTGTCTTATGAACGACCTTTTCAAAGAAGGGCAGCGGTTCTCCCCCTACACGCAAGGAAGGAGAATCAGGTGACTGCAAATCAGGGAAGCTGGTTTCAAGCTCCTTTAGCTCCCGCATCAATTGATCGTATTCCTGGTCAGAAATCTCAGGTCGATCCTCTTCATGATAAAGACGATTATGCCGCTCAATTTGTTTCGCTAATTCTTTTATTTTTGTTTCCGCCGTCAATCGATCCATCTCGTTCATCCTTTCTTACTCATACCTGTTCAAAAAGTTGGCTTTTCAGCACCGAGATAATGGCGAGAACCGCACGAAGGAGGAGCGGAGTGTAGGTACCTACATGAGCACCGGACTTCGAAGGTGAACGCCATTATCGATGCGGATAAGCTTCCCGGATTGCTTCGTGATCAAAAGACGACTTTTTGAACTACCTTTTTGCGATTGGCCTGTATTTGCATTTGCACATTATCCTTTTTGGATAGGAGCGAACTTCGCTAATAGCTTTTTAATGCCAGTCGGGCTTGGGAAAGCAATGTCGAGCTCCATGTCGTCGCCCGTTCCTTTTACTTTGACGACCGTACCGTTGCCCCATTTGCCATGCGCCACTCTGTCGCCAACCTTCCAATCAACGCCTGCTCCTTGACCGTGTCCAGGCAGTTTTTCACCAGCCGGACGAGTAAATGTAGCAGGTGTGCTGCTTGGGGTTCGTTGACCCATGCCAAATTTCGGAGCGGAGCTTGCTTGTGAGGCGGACGCTCCAAACGGTCTCGCTCCCGCATCACGTCCGAATGCACTGCCATCACGCTGTCCAAATGCACTGCTGCGTCCACCGCCGAAGCCTCGGTCCGCTGTCGCTGGATTTCCTTCCAACAACTCAGCCGGAATTTCTTGAAGGAAGCGAGACGGCGCATTCACATTGGTCCGTCCAAACAACGTCCGCATACGGGCACATGTCATGTACAGACGTTCCTCCGCCCGTGTAATTCCCACGTAAGCCAGTCGGCGCTCTTCCTCCATCTCGGCATCGTCAAACAAAGAGCGGCTATGCGGGAAGACACCTTCCTCACAACCAACTAGGAACACCACAGGGAACTCTAGCCCTTTGGCGCTGTGCAAGGTCATTAATACAACCTGTCCCTCTGCCGATACTTCCTCCTGGGCACCATCACCACCCAAGGAATCGATGTCTGCTACCAACGCGAGGTCGGTCAGGAACGCAAGCAAGCTCTTGTCTTCATTTTTGCGCTCGAACTCCTGGGTTACAGACAGGAACTCCTCGATATTCTCCAGACGAGCCTGTGCTTCCAATGTTTTTTCTTCTTT
The window above is part of the Brevibacillus antibioticus genome. Proteins encoded here:
- a CDS encoding diguanylate cyclase domain-containing protein — protein: MVKKLDITTLISQHGDILTSLFDHMSDMFFLMAVEEDADGEYQFRYVLMNPSAMHVAQLSEEAYGKKFEDVYPHEKANLLQYMYTQVVKSGSPIHFTANGDIIGESILSPVYDSNGVCTHVFSITRDVTARTNLESQLAYMAYHDVLTGLPNRRLLSKKLQHALRAAQSKEEMVATLYLDCDRFKEINDTWGHDTGDLFLQMLAKRLKSSVRDGDIVARLGGDEFVIVLTGIHSERQVEKIANRILLATQEPWMIEDRAIPFSTSIGIALYPASASEAEQLLSNADKALYQAKNTGRNRFLFFDST
- a CDS encoding MraY family glycosyltransferase → MPAANWLAWKTKLLDMPKGRKGHSRPIPLSGGLAMFVGLLLVSTFFAGAQKTVAVLAVGGAVLVAIGWLDDTYKSQKKDFPAMPKLMVQLLVAMMTFLMDIRFRGVNLMWLGGEEGTYISFPILVSLLMTVLWIVGLINMVNFLDGVDGLAAGATVISAVTLFFLSMLKGQELTALLAVALAGAALAFLRFNFYPAKIFMGDAGSMFLGFALGVISLEGTMKGATIISLVVTVLAVGLPVIDTVQVIISRLLAGSPMYQADRRHVHHRLMSRGLSTKQTVIILYVVSLLFSVLAVFLFYRQ
- the pruA gene encoding L-glutamate gamma-semialdehyde dehydrogenase; its protein translation is MQVEFKNEAFTNFSLPENKKAFEEALAKVESELGLEYPLIIGGERITTEKKSNSFNPSNKEQVVGVVSQADQALAEKAIQTAASTFETWKKVPAQARSRYLYKAAAIMRRRKHEFSAWLVKEAGKSWAEADADTAEAIDFMEYYGRQMDKLSQRHDLPRIPDEDNELYYVPLGVGIVIPPWNFPLAIMVGMTTAALVAGNTVVLKPASTTPVIAAKFMEILEDAGVPAGVVNFVPGSGSQIGDYLVEHNLTRFISFTGSRDVGLRINELAAKHRPGQKWMKRLVAEMGGKDSIVVDNDCDIELAAQSIVASAFGFSGQKCSACSRAIVHQDVYDQVLGRVVELTKQLTVGDIRTNDFYTGPVVDEKAYNKILEYIEIGKTEGKLVAGGEKGPESGYFIMPTVFADVDPQARIMQEEIFGPVVAFCKANDFDHAMEIANNTEYGLTGAVISRNRENLERAREEFHVGNLYFNRKCTGALVGVHPFGGFNMSGTDSKAGGPDYLLLFTQAKMVSEKL
- a CDS encoding CamS family sex pheromone protein, translating into MKVKFLTGCRFLTAVLLVMALTGCSLIPGGKDKAPEPTTPSLSEVVEVSEDYYGSITPYQPNQTRGMLADTRYRIDFSHLELGLMEFARETYPTPDYYFQEGQVIKKEQVTQWIAQEKTAGPNGKKKNGILVHVLEHDYLSKKDKSLAGMVLGLSLSPNYKDATGQDKVYTTQELQAKGQQVAARIVQSVRATSPEVPILVLMYQVPEANSSLVPGHFIMSGTVGANEATISKWLPIEEEFFLFPSPEVEQKHPEQSLQYDKLMRQSKGYFPEYIGMTGLGRFMDGKLTEITITATAEYDSRTEALQFTQFTAGSINQLFDKNVHVNLYVQSMNKPLSLYIRPTSGEPYMHIYRQ
- a CDS encoding WD40/YVTN/BNR-like repeat-containing protein translates to MSKGRDVKSMNSFLKWGIGVIAMLQLVGCGSDSSTGSKQINTKPPTVTEAALKGNLTYQDVLELGATVHNLMMTDDARQIWVGTNAGLYSSAGGGTWGSLSTDLEQYAIEGWFVDPVDPKQIFVGGIDGVLHSTDGGKKWTSVNKGLPEPANIRSFVGNRQGDKVRLFAFVSGEGIYQSTDEAQSWSLWQPMDQEVFTMDFDPEQDRLYVAAQFSLLYNEEGQWKTEAIPGAQQIYSLAINRRTGTLAVATEKGIYEKIKGEWRLLEARSPEKLIVIASGGEETKWVGIGESALIYKLEDNRWIKWNE
- the ligA gene encoding NAD-dependent DNA ligase LigA, producing MDRLTAETKIKELAKQIERHNRLYHEEDRPEISDQEYDQLMRELKELETSFPDLQSPDSPSLRVGGEPLPFFEKVVHKTPMLSLGNAFNEEDIRDFDRRVRQAVGSQAVRYVAELKIDGLAVSLHYENGLFVRGATRGDGTTGEDITQNLKTIRSIPLRLTKPLTLEVRGEAYMSKGAFEKLNKEREERGEALFANPRNSAAGSLRQLDPKIAASRQLDTFVYGIGDLQGETVESHSAGLDLLETLGFMVNQERRVFDDVDELLVFIAGWTEKRPHLPYEIDGMVIKVDSYAQQEELGFTAKSPRWAIAYKFPAEEAVTILEAIEVSVGRTGNVTPTALLKPVSLAGTTVKRASLHNEDIIREKGLLIGDHVVVKKAGDIIPEIIAVLPERRTGSEVPFAMPTHCPECESELVRLEEEVALRCINPMCPALIREGMIHFVSRTAMNIDGLGEKVVAQLYRDGIIHSVADLYYLHQQRDVLLGMERMGEKSVDNLLAAIEASKENSLERVLFGLGIRLVGAKAARVLAEHFGNIDAIMQASEEEITTIDEIGPKMAASLVNYFAQPQAQAVIERLRAAGVNMEYKGIRIESGTDLPFSGKTIVLTGTLTQMSRQEAEEAIARLGGKVTGSVSKKTDLVIAGEKAGSKLEKAEKLGVAVMDEAGFLQVLESNA